The proteins below come from a single Holdemania massiliensis genomic window:
- a CDS encoding HAD-IIB family hydrolase, with product MRTSISKIRLAAFDFDGTLVPKDIPNLDLETDIVRLLQKLRQQGVYITVATGRHPSYILKRIHRFAFDAIVGYSGNVTLIANQLQAFTFEPAIVRQIAAYAGQLSQIDVTAYTKEGIACCGSRKHQAELKARLAQTERICDLNGVTEFLLSEESSVSAMMVSRLCLRYADPSQAAAIQAAFPKQFHDYRLVRTGNRQMEVLHASRSKATEMLKLAAQFQVRADQVAAVGDDENDLEMLQRFHPSYYVGSHHPLLQQAADYTAASCRDVLAALTNKEGERNA from the coding sequence ATGAGGACGTCAATCTCAAAAATCCGGCTGGCCGCTTTCGATTTTGATGGTACGTTAGTCCCCAAAGATATCCCCAACCTGGATCTGGAAACGGACATTGTGAGGCTGCTGCAGAAACTTCGGCAGCAGGGGGTTTACATCACGGTTGCGACCGGCCGGCATCCTTCCTATATTCTTAAACGTATCCATCGCTTTGCCTTCGATGCGATTGTCGGCTATTCCGGCAATGTCACATTGATCGCCAATCAGCTGCAGGCTTTTACCTTTGAGCCTGCCATTGTTCGGCAGATTGCAGCCTATGCCGGCCAGCTGTCTCAGATCGACGTTACGGCGTATACGAAGGAAGGGATCGCCTGCTGCGGCAGCCGCAAGCATCAGGCTGAATTGAAAGCTCGGCTGGCTCAGACAGAACGCATCTGTGATCTCAACGGTGTGACCGAATTTCTGCTTTCTGAGGAGTCTTCCGTGTCGGCGATGATGGTAAGCCGGCTTTGTCTGCGCTATGCTGATCCTTCGCAGGCAGCCGCAATCCAGGCCGCTTTTCCAAAACAGTTTCATGATTATCGGTTGGTCAGAACCGGAAACCGACAGATGGAAGTCCTGCATGCCAGCCGCTCCAAAGCAACGGAAATGCTGAAGCTTGCTGCTCAATTCCAAGTGAGGGCCGATCAGGTTGCGGCCGTTGGCGATGATGAAAACGATCTGGAAATGCTGCAGCGATTTCATCCCAGCTACTATGTCGGTTCCCATCATCCGCTTCTGCAGCAGGCTGCAGACTATACAGCTGCCAGCTGCCGCGATGTCTTAGCCGCAT